One Methylosarcina fibrata AML-C10 DNA segment encodes these proteins:
- a CDS encoding CHASE2 domain-containing protein, protein MAERRSGHSEVFGGRSAAFGHGQLEKARMNRPGGMPIAYPNVRFGLWLLLAMLVACFFLFLWYPVPLQYLRNAAFDQFQRWQPRTGRDGSVVVIDIDDESLARLGQWPWPRSRLAELVSKLQSAKPAVIALDVIFAEADRTSPKSMLELWPLSPENRRLLSLLPDHDDMLADVIGRGKVVLGFALSHSVAPKERNPAIKARFISLGNSPASCLARFDGVVASLPQFEKKAQGNGALNFMADADGIIRKVPILLSYRSAVVPSLAAEVLRVSQNAGNYTIRSASEPGCGIGEIRIGRIAVPTAPNGEIWIHYAKPDRTRYISAWKILSGRVDPAGLQGRILLVGASAQGILDMRFSPLGDVVPGIEIHAQALEQMLSGTPLLRPGWTETAELLTVILAGSGIGLLALNAGALLSFSVFWLVLVFLWAGAWEAFSGYRLLLDPMAATVLLALVYLMSSIFRHVYSERRQRWVKQAFARYISPNLVDHLIACPDALELGGRRQKCSFVFSDLTDFTGLMESMDPGEAVAVLNGYLDRMIAIAFAHQGTLDRIVGDAVAILFSAPIRQPDHECRALRCALAMHRFAEEYAAKLNARGILFGKTRIGVHTGEVIVGNFGGRTFFDYRALGDPVNTASRLEHANKYLGTSVCLSEATLAGCADFPVRPIGRLRLKGKAQPLLVFELLDPGLTDETELNDYLAAYRLMCEADPTAVEAFRNLLARHPSDGLAAFHLKRLAENHSGDLIELTEK, encoded by the coding sequence ATGGCGGAGCGCCGTTCCGGACATTCCGAAGTTTTCGGCGGCCGATCGGCGGCCTTCGGCCATGGTCAGCTTGAAAAGGCACGGATGAACCGGCCGGGCGGTATGCCGATCGCTTACCCCAATGTGCGCTTCGGACTTTGGCTTTTGTTGGCGATGTTGGTGGCCTGCTTCTTTCTGTTTCTGTGGTATCCGGTTCCCCTCCAGTACCTGCGCAACGCTGCCTTCGACCAATTTCAACGGTGGCAGCCCCGTACCGGCCGGGACGGATCGGTCGTCGTCATCGACATCGACGATGAAAGCCTGGCGCGCCTCGGCCAATGGCCCTGGCCCCGCAGCCGCCTCGCCGAATTGGTGTCGAAATTGCAGAGTGCAAAACCCGCGGTGATCGCTCTCGACGTTATTTTTGCGGAAGCCGACCGCACGTCGCCGAAATCGATGCTGGAGCTTTGGCCGCTGTCTCCGGAAAACCGACGTTTGCTGAGCCTTTTGCCCGATCATGACGACATGCTGGCCGATGTGATCGGCCGCGGCAAAGTCGTGCTGGGCTTTGCGCTGAGCCATTCGGTCGCTCCCAAAGAGCGTAATCCGGCCATCAAGGCGCGCTTTATCAGCCTGGGCAACTCTCCTGCATCCTGCCTTGCCCGTTTTGACGGCGTGGTAGCCTCGCTGCCGCAGTTCGAGAAGAAGGCTCAGGGCAACGGCGCGTTGAATTTTATGGCCGATGCCGACGGCATCATCCGAAAAGTCCCTATTTTGCTGAGTTACCGGAGTGCCGTCGTTCCTTCGCTGGCCGCTGAAGTGTTGAGAGTCTCTCAAAACGCCGGCAATTATACGATCCGTTCGGCTTCCGAACCGGGATGCGGAATCGGCGAAATCCGTATAGGCCGGATTGCCGTGCCGACCGCGCCGAACGGAGAAATCTGGATTCATTACGCCAAACCGGACAGGACTCGTTATATTTCCGCCTGGAAAATCCTGTCCGGACGGGTGGATCCGGCCGGCCTGCAGGGGCGCATTCTGTTGGTCGGGGCTTCGGCGCAAGGCATCCTGGACATGCGCTTCAGTCCGTTGGGCGACGTCGTTCCCGGTATCGAAATTCATGCCCAGGCTTTGGAGCAAATGTTGAGCGGCACGCCCTTGCTTCGGCCCGGCTGGACCGAAACAGCGGAGTTGCTGACCGTCATTCTAGCCGGCTCGGGCATCGGACTGCTCGCTTTGAATGCCGGAGCTCTGCTTTCTTTTAGCGTCTTTTGGCTGGTATTGGTTTTTTTGTGGGCCGGCGCCTGGGAAGCCTTTTCCGGCTATCGTCTGCTGCTCGACCCGATGGCGGCGACGGTGCTGCTGGCCTTGGTCTATCTGATGTCCAGCATTTTCCGGCATGTTTACAGCGAGCGCCGGCAGCGCTGGGTTAAACAGGCTTTTGCCCGCTATATCTCGCCCAATCTGGTCGATCATCTGATCGCCTGCCCCGACGCTTTGGAACTGGGCGGGCGCCGTCAGAAATGCAGCTTCGTTTTCAGTGACCTGACCGATTTTACCGGCTTGATGGAAAGCATGGATCCCGGCGAAGCGGTAGCCGTACTGAACGGCTATCTGGACCGAATGATTGCCATTGCTTTTGCTCATCAGGGCACCCTGGACCGTATCGTGGGCGATGCCGTAGCCATCCTGTTTTCCGCGCCTATCCGGCAACCGGATCATGAGTGCCGGGCGCTTCGATGCGCTTTGGCCATGCATCGCTTTGCCGAAGAATATGCCGCGAAGTTGAACGCCAGAGGCATACTCTTCGGCAAAACGCGGATCGGCGTCCATACCGGTGAAGTGATTGTGGGCAATTTCGGCGGCAGAACTTTTTTTGATTACCGGGCTTTGGGCGATCCCGTCAATACCGCCTCGCGTCTGGAACACGCCAACAAATACCTGGGGACGTCGGTGTGCCTGTCCGAGGCCACGCTGGCCGGTTGTGCCGATTTTCCGGTGCGGCCCATCGGGCGGTTGCGGTTGAAAGGCAAGGCGCAGCCGTTGTTGGTGTTCGAGTTGCTCGATCCCGGCTTGACCGATGAGACGGAGTTAAACGACTATCTGGCAGCCTACCGCCTTATGTGCGAAGCCGATCCTACCGCCGTCGAAGCCTTTCGAAACCTGCTTGCCCGGCATCCTTCGGACGGTCTTGCCGCCTTCCATTTGAAGCGTCTGGCCGAAAACCATAGTGGGGAT
- a CDS encoding HD domain-containing phosphohydrolase has translation MSSDPGQVESLSEKNFLLICTDPIHGKIYQKSLKKAAGNWGVRLLDDPLMLMPALSNAAYDLILLDVDKADLDGNEVVRGIREHFSALEMPVLIIHGARTIDKRNSALAAGANDWLTKPFEADKHLFRINSYLMLGRFYKANRAILANLENEIRTRTAKLDMLIDSGLMMSVERSRAKLLKHILMEGRRLLNCDGGTMYLVTPQNTLRFTERTRDDHLPYEEIPLYDEISGQPNENYASTFAALHKTTVLIDDVYRETAFDCSGTRDFDARSGYRTVSLLTAPMAPRNGKVIGILQFFNAKDPDTGAIVPFPPDIVVLVEALAAQAAVALDNLQLVEGQKATTENIIHTIAAAVDSKSPHTGHHCVRVPELAIMLAEAACRETEGPLADFKFQTEDEWFEFRVGAWLHDCGKVTTPEYVIEKATKLDAIYNRIHEVRMRFEVLLRDAEIECLKSRLRGMDEQSANERYEQQKNRLLDDFGFIAECNLGRETMDPEHLARIRSIAQKTWRRHFDDKLGLSWEDMNRRRDESVTPLPAEEFLLSDKPYHVIPRNIQQNPDPALGIKMTIPENLYNYGEIYNLSILRGTLTSEDRYKINEHIIETIKMLEQMTYPDYLKRVPEYATTHHETLDGRGYPRKLSAAELSIPARIMAIADVFEALTSADRPYKGPYKLSKSLKILFGMKKNRQIDPDLFDLFLTSGVYRRFAEQYLDPEQIDEVDISDFLGPVPSIGRASS, from the coding sequence ATGAGCTCAGATCCAGGCCAAGTGGAATCTCTCTCTGAAAAAAACTTCCTGCTGATTTGCACTGATCCGATTCATGGCAAGATCTACCAAAAATCGCTAAAGAAAGCAGCCGGGAATTGGGGAGTGCGTCTGCTCGACGATCCGCTGATGCTCATGCCGGCTTTGTCGAATGCGGCCTATGATCTGATTCTGCTTGATGTCGATAAGGCGGATCTTGACGGCAACGAGGTGGTCCGAGGCATAAGAGAGCATTTTTCCGCGCTCGAAATGCCGGTATTGATTATCCACGGCGCCCGGACGATAGACAAGCGTAATTCAGCGTTGGCGGCAGGGGCGAACGATTGGCTGACCAAACCGTTCGAGGCCGACAAACATCTCTTCAGGATCAACAGCTATTTGATGCTCGGCCGTTTTTACAAAGCCAACCGGGCCATTCTCGCCAACTTGGAAAACGAGATCAGAACCCGAACCGCAAAACTCGACATGCTGATCGACAGCGGTCTGATGATGTCGGTGGAAAGAAGCCGAGCCAAATTATTGAAACATATCCTGATGGAGGGCCGTCGTTTGCTGAACTGCGACGGCGGCACCATGTATTTGGTCACTCCGCAGAATACCCTCCGTTTTACCGAGCGCACCCGCGACGATCATTTGCCTTATGAAGAAATTCCCTTGTATGACGAAATCTCGGGCCAGCCCAACGAAAACTACGCTTCCACTTTTGCCGCTCTTCACAAAACGACGGTTTTAATCGACGACGTCTATCGGGAAACGGCGTTCGATTGCAGCGGCACCCGGGATTTCGATGCCCGCAGCGGTTACCGGACCGTGTCCTTACTGACGGCACCGATGGCTCCCAGAAACGGCAAAGTGATCGGCATTTTGCAGTTCTTTAATGCCAAAGATCCCGATACCGGCGCCATCGTTCCTTTTCCGCCCGATATTGTCGTCCTGGTGGAAGCCCTGGCGGCGCAAGCCGCGGTTGCCCTGGACAATCTGCAACTGGTGGAAGGGCAGAAGGCCACGACCGAAAACATCATTCACACCATCGCCGCGGCCGTGGACAGCAAAAGCCCGCATACCGGCCATCACTGCGTGCGGGTGCCGGAGTTGGCGATCATGCTGGCCGAAGCCGCCTGCCGCGAGACCGAGGGACCTTTGGCCGATTTCAAATTTCAAACCGAAGACGAATGGTTCGAGTTTCGCGTCGGCGCCTGGCTGCACGACTGCGGCAAAGTCACCACGCCGGAATATGTGATTGAAAAGGCCACCAAACTGGATGCGATTTACAATCGGATCCACGAAGTCCGCATGCGCTTCGAAGTCTTGTTGCGGGATGCTGAAATCGAATGCCTTAAAAGCCGGCTGCGCGGGATGGACGAACAGTCGGCGAATGAGCGTTATGAACAACAAAAAAACCGGCTTCTGGACGATTTCGGCTTTATTGCGGAATGCAATCTCGGCAGAGAAACCATGGACCCCGAACATCTTGCCCGCATCCGGAGCATTGCTCAAAAAACCTGGCGGCGCCATTTCGACGACAAGCTCGGCCTTTCCTGGGAAGATATGAACCGGCGTCGGGATGAATCGGTCACGCCTTTGCCGGCCGAAGAATTTCTATTGAGCGACAAGCCTTACCATGTCATTCCACGCAATATCCAGCAAAATCCGGATCCCGCCCTCGGCATCAAAATGACGATTCCGGAGAATCTTTACAATTACGGAGAGATTTATAACCTGAGCATACTCAGGGGGACGTTGACTAGCGAGGATCGTTATAAAATCAACGAACATATCATCGAAACCATCAAAATGCTGGAACAGATGACGTATCCGGACTATCTGAAGCGCGTGCCCGAATACGCCACGACGCATCATGAAACGCTGGACGGACGGGGCTATCCCCGGAAACTGAGCGCGGCCGAACTGTCCATACCCGCCCGAATCATGGCGATTGCCGACGTTTTCGAGGCGCTGACCTCCGCCGACCGCCCTTATAAAGGGCCTTATAAACTGTCCAAGTCCTTGAAAATTCTGTTCGGCATGAAGAAAAACCGGCAAATCGATCCCGATTTGTTCGATCTGTTTTTAACCTCGGGCGTCTATCGGAGATTTGCCGAACAATATCTCGATCCCGAACAAATCGATGAAGTCGACATCAGCGATTTTCTGGGGCCCGTGCCGTCCATAGGGAGAGCATCGTCTTGA
- a CDS encoding OmpA family protein, producing MAKNSMKDNPSRCQRRVCSVILVLGLSACSQSYVVLLDEDGRVGKVQVATAEGTTVLEKSREGAAIGGEAGKTFTVSEEQINRDFGQALAASPKKPVSFYLYFEGGGATLTRASAADLPKILKEISLRPAPDVSVIGHTDTVGDSRDNEQLSLARAKSIASLLKEAKLDADKIVVESHGEKNLLVPTPDNTDEPRNRRVEVTVR from the coding sequence ATGGCCAAGAACAGCATGAAGGATAATCCGTCCCGTTGCCAGCGGCGAGTATGTTCGGTAATTCTCGTGCTGGGACTCTCGGCTTGCTCGCAGTCGTATGTCGTGCTTCTTGATGAAGACGGCCGCGTGGGCAAGGTGCAGGTGGCGACCGCAGAGGGCACGACCGTCCTGGAAAAATCGCGCGAAGGCGCTGCCATCGGAGGCGAAGCGGGAAAAACGTTTACGGTCAGCGAGGAGCAAATCAATCGGGATTTTGGCCAGGCTTTGGCGGCAAGCCCTAAAAAACCGGTCTCTTTCTATTTGTATTTCGAAGGCGGCGGCGCAACGTTAACCCGGGCGTCGGCCGCCGATCTTCCCAAAATCCTCAAGGAAATCAGTCTCCGCCCGGCGCCCGACGTTTCAGTGATCGGCCACACCGACACCGTAGGTGATTCTCGTGACAATGAACAATTAAGCCTGGCCAGGGCGAAGTCGATTGCATCCTTGCTGAAGGAAGCCAAGCTCGATGCCGACAAGATCGTCGTTGAGTCGCACGGGGAAAAGAATCTTCTGGTACCGACGCCCGATAATACCGACGAGCCGCGCAACCGCCGGGTGGAAGTTACAGTCAGATAA
- a CDS encoding FecR family protein yields the protein MSKSIFLGLLLVFCAGSVTAGAQSDAIGFVKTVHGEATVSTSQHMQKAVPGIPFYLGSVLKTGREGSMGVTFRDNTVMSLGADTEVTVDDYLYKPAKGDLKLVASMIRGTLHYLSGVIARLKPEAVALKTPTGIIGVRGTRFLVKVEE from the coding sequence ATGTCGAAATCGATCTTTTTAGGGTTGTTGCTGGTATTTTGTGCGGGTTCCGTCACTGCCGGGGCTCAGAGCGATGCGATCGGATTTGTTAAAACGGTTCATGGTGAAGCGACGGTGTCAACCTCTCAACACATGCAAAAAGCGGTACCGGGCATTCCGTTTTATCTGGGCAGTGTGCTCAAAACCGGCAGGGAAGGCAGCATGGGAGTAACGTTCAGAGACAATACGGTGATGTCGCTTGGAGCCGATACCGAAGTGACTGTGGACGACTATCTGTATAAACCGGCCAAAGGTGATCTGAAGCTGGTTGCCAGCATGATCCGGGGCACCTTGCACTATCTTTCCGGCGTCATCGCCAGGCTTAAACCCGAGGCCGTCGCTTTAAAAACGCCGACGGGAATCATTGGCGTCAGGGGTACGCGTTTTCTGGTCAAAGTGGAGGAATGA
- a CDS encoding site-specific integrase, producing the protein MAAFRKLPNGKWFVRIRRTGYPEQSQAFPTRPEAELWAAEIESTMLRGSFICKKEAEQTTLAEAWDRYLREITPTKKGAKRERSRIMLLQKSSLGNRFLASLRGIDIAAYRDSRLKEVSPRTVQVEMAAISHLYTICRKEWGMEYLTNPVMSVRSPKVNNARDRRFNYGEEEAIREHLNPEMNAIVTIAIETAMRRSEIASLRWDMIRGHVITLKETKNGAVRHVPLSSAARKALDTLPRREDGRVFGIYIDDMTHRFKAACDSAGVTGMRFHDLRHEATSRLFERGFSIMEVASITGHKSLTMLQRYTHIASSDLAKRLG; encoded by the coding sequence ATGGCTGCTTTTCGTAAGCTTCCAAATGGAAAATGGTTTGTTCGTATTCGTCGAACTGGCTATCCTGAGCAATCACAGGCCTTCCCAACCCGACCAGAGGCCGAACTTTGGGCGGCCGAAATTGAATCCACAATGCTTCGCGGTTCCTTTATCTGCAAGAAGGAAGCCGAACAAACGACCTTGGCTGAGGCTTGGGATCGTTATCTAAGAGAAATAACCCCCACTAAGAAAGGTGCCAAGCGCGAGCGCTCTCGCATTATGCTGCTCCAAAAAAGCTCGCTCGGCAATCGTTTTTTAGCATCTCTTCGCGGTATTGATATAGCAGCATATCGTGACAGCAGGCTTAAAGAAGTTTCACCCAGAACAGTGCAAGTCGAAATGGCGGCCATTAGTCATTTATACACTATCTGCCGAAAAGAATGGGGTATGGAATATCTCACAAACCCGGTAATGTCTGTTCGCTCTCCCAAAGTAAATAACGCACGCGATCGTCGCTTTAACTATGGCGAAGAAGAAGCCATTCGAGAACATCTCAATCCCGAAATGAACGCCATCGTAACAATCGCTATCGAAACTGCCATGCGTCGTAGCGAGATAGCGTCTCTTCGATGGGATATGATTCGAGGCCATGTGATTACTCTCAAGGAAACCAAGAACGGAGCAGTACGACATGTCCCACTATCGTCAGCAGCAAGGAAAGCCCTAGACACCCTCCCCCGCAGAGAGGACGGTCGCGTATTTGGTATTTACATAGACGACATGACTCACCGATTCAAAGCTGCCTGCGATTCAGCGGGGGTGACTGGAATGAGATTTCATGACTTACGTCATGAAGCAACTAGTCGACTATTCGAGCGTGGTTTTTCTATTATGGAGGTTGCCAGCATAACCGGGCACAAATCACTGACAATGCTTCAGCGTTATACACACATTGCTTCGTCGGATCTTGCCAAACGATTGGGCTAA
- a CDS encoding IS3 family transposase (programmed frameshift) gives MKNNDQAASATTQPKRNKYSPQFKEQALERAKQDGVPKAAKDLGIAQAMLYCWQAKSHQTGQPFEEQKLQQAEIARLKRENARLEEEVAFFKKGGSVLCQATTVRYAMMQSLESEFSATLMCRCLKVSRSGYYQWKKRPPSPRAQSQEAMANEIKRVFDDEKARAGSPRITKRLNDEGHRISRHTVAKIMRSKGWRAKAARKYKATTNSNHNLPVAPNHLAQDFEATVPDQKWVSDITYIWTDEGWLYLAVVLELYSRKVIGWAMAERMTASLVYDALTMALWRRKRPKNVIVHSDRGSQYCSAAYQALLKQHQLICSMSKKGDCYDNAAMESWNHSFKVEAIHGERLQTRADAKQHVFEYIEVYYNRKRLHSKLGYLSPEAFELKQVS, from the exons ATGAAAAACAATGATCAAGCAGCATCTGCTACGACGCAACCAAAACGCAACAAATATTCGCCCCAGTTTAAAGAGCAGGCTTTGGAGCGGGCAAAGCAAGACGGCGTTCCAAAGGCAGCCAAAGACTTGGGGATTGCTCAAGCCATGCTGTATTGCTGGCAAGCCAAAAGCCACCAAACCGGTCAGCCCTTTGAAGAGCAAAAACTGCAACAAGCAGAAATTGCGCGGCTTAAACGGGAAAATGCTCGCCTGGAAGAGGAAGTCGCTT TTTTTAAAAAAGGCGGCAGCGTACTTTGCCAAGCAACCACGGTGAGGTACGCTATGATGCAATCCCTTGAATCTGAATTTTCAGCCACGCTGATGTGCCGCTGTCTTAAAGTTTCGCGCAGCGGCTATTATCAATGGAAAAAACGCCCGCCCTCGCCAAGAGCGCAATCGCAAGAAGCTATGGCCAATGAGATCAAGCGGGTATTCGACGATGAAAAGGCACGCGCCGGTTCGCCACGAATAACCAAGCGTCTCAATGATGAAGGCCATCGTATCAGCCGCCATACCGTGGCCAAGATCATGAGATCTAAGGGTTGGCGGGCCAAGGCCGCGCGAAAATACAAAGCCACGACCAACAGCAATCACAACTTGCCCGTAGCGCCCAACCACTTGGCTCAAGATTTTGAAGCGACGGTGCCCGATCAGAAATGGGTCTCCGACATTACCTACATCTGGACGGATGAGGGCTGGCTTTATCTGGCCGTCGTCTTGGAGTTGTATTCGCGCAAGGTCATCGGCTGGGCCATGGCGGAGCGCATGACCGCCAGCCTGGTTTACGATGCATTAACCATGGCATTATGGCGGCGAAAGCGCCCAAAAAACGTCATCGTTCATTCGGATCGGGGCAGCCAGTATTGTTCGGCAGCCTATCAAGCCCTGCTCAAACAGCATCAATTGATTTGTAGCATGAGCAAGAAAGGCGACTGCTACGATAACGCCGCCATGGAAAGCTGGAACCACAGCTTCAAGGTTGAAGCCATTCACGGTGAGCGGCTACAAACGCGAGCCGATGCAAAGCAACATGTCTTCGAATACATCGAAGTGTATTACAATCGCAAACGGCTTCATTCCAAGTTGGGTTATCTATCCCCAGAAGCCTTTGAACTTAAACAAGTCTCTTAG
- a CDS encoding PDDEXK nuclease domain-containing protein has product MAKNKPAAPKPADALLLELRGLIDSARQHIAQTANATLTMLYWRIGHRIGVELLQKERAPYGQEIVSAVSRELTQAYGRGFADRNLWHMKRFAEAFPDEKIVSALSTVLSWTHFRQIIYLERPLQREFYAEMCRIERWSTRTLEKKIGGMLYERTAISKKPEAVVEMEIAKLRERDQISTDLVFRDPYLLDFLGLQGVYSERDLESAILADMERFLLEMGDGFCFVARQKRLIIGADDFYLDLLFYHRKLQRLVAVELKLEKFQAAHKGQMELYLRWLDRYERQPGEEAPIGLILCASINREEIEVLQLDGSSIRVAEYLTELPEREALRSRLHHAIAVARERAAAATLSPQSAMAKPTNAVPKPRRKKKGDNA; this is encoded by the coding sequence ATGGCGAAGAATAAGCCCGCCGCACCCAAACCGGCCGATGCCCTGCTGCTGGAGTTGCGCGGCCTGATCGATTCCGCCCGTCAGCACATCGCGCAGACCGCCAACGCCACGCTGACGATGCTGTATTGGCGCATCGGCCACCGGATCGGCGTGGAATTGCTGCAGAAGGAGCGAGCGCCCTACGGGCAGGAGATTGTCTCCGCAGTGAGTAGAGAATTGACCCAGGCCTACGGCAGAGGCTTCGCCGACCGCAATCTGTGGCACATGAAGCGATTTGCCGAGGCTTTTCCGGACGAAAAGATTGTCTCCGCGCTGAGTACAGTTTTGTCGTGGACGCATTTTCGCCAGATCATCTATCTGGAGCGACCCTTGCAGCGCGAGTTCTATGCCGAGATGTGCCGCATCGAACGCTGGAGTACGCGCACGCTGGAAAAGAAGATTGGCGGGATGCTCTACGAGCGCACCGCCATCTCCAAAAAGCCCGAGGCTGTGGTGGAAATGGAAATCGCCAAGCTGCGCGAGCGAGACCAGATCAGCACCGATCTGGTGTTCCGCGATCCTTACCTGCTGGATTTTCTGGGCCTGCAAGGCGTTTACAGCGAGCGCGACCTGGAGTCGGCCATTCTGGCCGACATGGAGCGTTTTCTGCTGGAAATGGGTGATGGCTTCTGCTTTGTCGCCCGGCAGAAGCGTCTGATTATCGGGGCGGACGATTTTTATCTCGACCTGCTGTTCTATCACCGCAAGTTGCAACGCTTGGTGGCGGTGGAGCTGAAGTTGGAGAAGTTTCAAGCGGCGCACAAGGGGCAGATGGAGCTGTACTTGCGTTGGCTCGATCGCTACGAGCGGCAACCCGGCGAAGAAGCGCCCATCGGCCTGATTCTGTGCGCTAGCATCAACCGGGAAGAAATTGAAGTGCTACAACTGGATGGCTCTAGCATCCGCGTGGCCGAGTATCTGACCGAACTGCCGGAACGCGAGGCGCTGCGTTCCCGCTTGCATCACGCCATCGCAGTGGCGCGTGAACGGGCTGCAGCGGCGACCTTGTCGCCGCAGAGCGCAATGGCCAAACCTACGAATGCAGTGCCAAAACCCCGGCGCAAGAAAAAGGGAGACAACGCATGA
- a CDS encoding restriction endonuclease subunit S, with the protein MDSTRYSGYRKPKMPWLPNIPEHWDEQRAKVFFREVDDRSRTGDEELLSVSHLTGVTPRSQKNVTMFKAESYAGHKLCRPGDIVVNTLWAWMAALGAARHTGLVSPAYGVYRPHNPEDFSPAYLDYLLRIRAYVSEYNCRSTGIRASRLRLYPNQFLDIPLIQPPRAEQDQIVDYLRVQDAHIARFIKAKRDLIRLLTEQKLRIIDHAVTRGLDASVALKSSGIEWLGDIPEHWKLQRLKNVANVILGKMLITEAKDSDGEFKPYLRSTNVQWVKPDVHDVKEMWIASSEMAQLRVRKGDLLVSEGGEVGRACMWNDELPECYIQNSVHRVAAKTMMLPEFLFHQFFSYGKRGRFNAIVNRVSIAHLTREKLVTVPFTVPPVEEQKAICKWIADECKPLEEAIQRAEEEIKLIREYRDRLITDVVTGQIDVRDWVPGPDDVVAEEDLAALGGGEDIEADGEDEDGEE; encoded by the coding sequence ATGGATTCCACCCGCTACTCAGGATATAGAAAACCCAAAATGCCTTGGCTTCCCAATATTCCAGAGCATTGGGACGAACAGCGCGCCAAAGTGTTTTTTCGTGAAGTGGATGACCGTTCGCGCACGGGTGACGAGGAGTTGCTTTCTGTGTCGCATCTGACAGGCGTTACACCTCGCAGCCAGAAAAACGTCACCATGTTCAAGGCGGAAAGCTACGCTGGGCACAAGCTTTGCCGTCCCGGCGATATTGTCGTCAATACGTTATGGGCTTGGATGGCGGCGTTAGGAGCAGCTCGTCACACAGGATTGGTTAGTCCGGCTTATGGTGTTTACAGGCCTCACAACCCAGAGGATTTCAGCCCGGCTTATCTGGATTATTTGCTGCGTATTCGCGCCTACGTGTCTGAATACAATTGCCGTTCGACAGGTATCCGAGCGTCCCGGCTTCGGCTTTATCCAAACCAGTTTCTTGATATTCCACTGATTCAACCGCCGCGTGCCGAGCAGGATCAGATCGTCGACTATTTGCGGGTGCAAGATGCCCATATCGCCCGCTTCATCAAGGCCAAGCGCGATCTCATCAGGCTGCTTACCGAGCAGAAGCTGCGCATCATCGATCACGCCGTGACGCGCGGGCTTGATGCGTCAGTTGCGTTGAAATCTTCTGGTATTGAGTGGCTGGGGGATATCCCCGAGCATTGGAAGCTTCAGCGACTGAAAAATGTTGCCAACGTGATTCTGGGCAAGATGCTGATCACCGAGGCCAAAGATAGTGACGGTGAATTCAAGCCCTACCTGCGTTCCACGAATGTGCAATGGGTAAAGCCGGACGTGCATGACGTAAAGGAAATGTGGATTGCCAGTTCAGAGATGGCACAGCTCCGCGTTCGCAAGGGTGATCTGCTTGTCAGTGAAGGCGGCGAAGTCGGTCGTGCTTGCATGTGGAACGATGAACTGCCGGAGTGTTACATCCAAAACTCCGTACACCGGGTAGCGGCCAAGACCATGATGCTGCCGGAATTCCTGTTTCATCAGTTCTTCTCCTACGGCAAGCGCGGACGTTTCAACGCCATCGTGAACCGAGTTAGCATCGCGCATCTGACACGTGAAAAGCTTGTGACCGTTCCGTTCACTGTACCACCCGTCGAAGAGCAAAAGGCAATCTGCAAGTGGATCGCCGACGAGTGTAAACCGCTCGAAGAAGCCATCCAACGTGCCGAAGAAGAAATCAAGCTGATCCGCGAATACCGCGACCGCCTGATTACCGACGTCGTCACCGGCCAAATCGATGTTCGCGATTGGGTGCCGGGGCCGGATGACGTGGTGGCCGAGGAAGACTTGGCGGCTCTGGGCGGCGGCGAAGACATCGAAGCCGATGGGGAGGACGAGGATGGCGAAGAATAA